The Periophthalmus magnuspinnatus isolate fPerMag1 chromosome 17, fPerMag1.2.pri, whole genome shotgun sequence sequence AATTTCTTGGCAAGACCCTTGTCATGCTTTGCATCAATAAGACCGACTCCAATATCTTCATCTTCATATTCATCAAGTACTTGGGCTACAAGCTGCAAATATTCACACATAAGTATATCAATATATGCATAAAATGAATGATAGACAACTGTACATACCAATATTATCTATTATTgacacatttgaaaaacatgtattattagtagtattattaaTATAATAACCTTAAAAGCATACTTGAAGTTTATGAGCTCATGAAACTCCAATGACCATAGGTCACACCAGTTCTCATTTACACACAGGAAGTAGACGAAATTTAAAATTTTCTGCACCAATGTTGACCTGTTAGAATATTAGATAGATGTTTGttatgtctatattttctttattttagccTAGACATATAGTATATTGACATAATCATTCACTACTGCAGTAATGAATACTAGAGCATCAGGAGGACAATATGCTTTTTTCCCCtccaagtcatattttgattGCCGCCCCTTTTTATCTCATGACTCTCTAATGCCAATAATAAATACATCCTCAAATGATCATACATTCATAAGGGCACACATTAGCCCTCTCACTGCTCACAGAATTACAAAAGGAGCTTGGTTTAAATATAGCATTCAGACTACTCAGGCCCAGGGACTATTTTGGAGAGGTGGCAGTGATGTTTAGCTTTGGAGATCCGCTGACAGTTCAGTCCTTCAGAGTGTCAGTCACACCACCGAGCTGAGCTGGCACTACAGAAACCCCGATCCACCCGGAGCAAGAGGGACAACAACTCTGTACATGACGTCATGTGCCAAGGAGATACACTCCTGTAGAGTCTATCGTCTCTATAATCAGTCACAGCAGATCTGTGACTTGTTTTCTGCCAGATTTCAAATTCTTTTCATGTCCATATTAGTTTACACTGGCAGGGATTACTTACTTAGCTTACTTAGAGCTATACGTGAACAAGACTACTAAATGTTACCTGAGCAAAGAGGCTTGCCCTCTTTCATTGTGTAAATAAATTGCcaacaatgtttatgtaaattacTTTACAGTTTAACCTTCAACCCTTCCACTGTTATCACACTTTCACTGTCTTCAGTGGGTTAATGGATTAATTCATCAGTGATTAATGCCAAATAAATCTTTGCCTCCTCTGACAGAAATGAAAACATGTCCTCTTCAGATAGTCGATATTCACTATATTTATGAGACGCTGTGTGTTATGACCAGACCACTGATGGAAGTAGATGCTCTACAACTTTACACTGTTTTTTCATGAACTATACTTTTAAAACTGGGCAAATTCTGTTTTGCAGTCAAACATATCCACATCTGCACAGGTTCACATGCAGACCTACCTCAAGAGCCAACTCCTCTATCTGAAATTGTCTCTGGGCAACGCGGCTGGGTCCAGGGTGGTCATGGTAGTACACCACCAACACATCATACTTCCTCATCACAGCCTTATAGTTGTTGATATTGAGGTCATGGACACGATCTTTACCATCATACTCAGGGAAGTCCAAGCTCTCCTTAGCCAAGGTAAATGCCCCAAAAAACAGTACAACTGTTACAAACACCCAGCCCCACTTCATGGCTCGTCTCAGAGGCTAGGGGTTTcaatttttaaaagttaaataaagtgAAATGAAGTTGAGAAGAACCCCTTCCAATCCGCGTCACCCAGAGGAGAGCAAGACCAACGCTTGCACGTACCTAATTAAAAACCCTCCATGGGCAGAGGTTGTGAGGGACAGTGTGCACTAGGGGCTGGACTAAGCTGTCATAGGTGTAAGCTTTAAAGGAGGGGTGCTCGGGCCAGAGGAGATGAGGCGGGGCAGGTGTGGTGGCTGTGTGTACATGTACTTGTATACTGTAGCTTGTGGTATAGGTGGCTCTCTTTCAAACATAACAGGGGAGATGTGCAACATTGTGGATGCACAGAGAGGATTAAGACAAACAATAGAAGTCATTCAAACCAGAAAGTCTTAGATAGGAATTTTGGAATTCAAGGCCTACTGTTGCCTTATTTAGTGTAGATGGGGGCATGGATTCCAGCTAAAAATAATGAATGTGGCATACAGAAGTACATATCAGGGCGGGTTCTTGGTGTCTTATGCACTACTGTTGGCACCAGAACAGAGTTTGTAGGTCAAAGTGATACAAGAGAGTTGCACCTGCTGACCCAATGTCCATCCCTTATCACTCAGTCAAAAAGAAAGattttgacagaaaaaaacTCAGTTTAAATAACCTGTATGCCTGAAATCAGCAGGTATTATCTTACAAATGGAAATGGGGTAAgctataaataaatgcatgctTCAAATATCATTCCTTCTGCACACCCTTCCTGAAACAAGACATGTAGCCTTTTAACTTGCACAAAATCTTCTCTACCCATGAAATCACAATCAAGTAACAAGGGTTCTTAATTCCAATTTAGGAACAGtatgcattttgattttaaattaaaatttcataaacatgacataTTTGTGTCCTCCGAatagatatgaggtaaacatttgaacaaaatattgtgatgctgatttattcttaattacaaaaacattggacatgacgACCAAGGTGtagttctcaagatgattatcctattgggttgccagtttcaatgctgaaatcaaattgatttaaacctaaaaggactctctctgatcagAATCCTCGCTACCTTAACACCAGCACCTGCACCCAACAATTAATCTGTGCTATGCAGCTTCTGCAGCTcactgagtgaattctggagatcCTGAGTGCGTGACCTGTCCAGTAggtactgagaatgagaaaaacttgcatgcaaaacatgcaaattaaGGCACTGGCAAGCTAGGTTCAgtagtgattgtagtacctttttaacCCTGTAAGAACAAAGACTACATACAGTTCTGTGACATATCTAGTTTATGTTGCAGTCTTTCTatagattttgtatttatgtaaattatAAAGAGGCAATATAGACGTGTCTGCAATGCAAATAcaagttattatttattaagaTAGTCCTCGATTAGTGAGGTTTTTCAATTAGTATCCAGAGGAGGGCGCTAGTCAATGACCAGTACTTTATCACGTGACAGCAGGTCACGCCTACCCAAGGTTTTTATAACGGAGGTTTGTGTTAAACCAATTGAGACGTGTTTACAGGAGGTGTTTGGAAGTAAGTAGACTAGTTTttattcaatgtattttgtaaccAAGCTATTGGTGGACTACAACAGTGGCTATAACTTCTGAACACTTATAACTGGACCATAGCATAATCCAATCGAATAACTCCACATGAAAACAGATGCTATATGCTATGTTTTTGAACACAGTTTGAACGTTTGACAGTCAAACAGCCGATACAGTTGCTCGCCTTATAATGTGATTAGTTTGGCTAGAGACTTTTGTTTCTCTTGATCAATGACCTTACGCTGCTTTTATGTTTTCAGATGGCTTCAGCTGTGGCCAACAGGGCCATAGGAGCCATTGTAGGAGCCGCAGTGGCGGATGCAGCAGGTATTCAAAACTAAAAGTCTAAGTACTGTTGTTGATACAGTTTTTGCAGTGCATATCTAATGGCATTTTAAAAGAGTTTcatttatgtgacattttacatTGCAGCCCAGCCACTCCATTGGGTATATGACCTACAAAAATTAGAGTCAATTCTGGCTCAAGACCCAACCCCAGAGTTTCGGGTTGAATCTTCAAATCCCTTTTACAGAGTGAAAACAGGCCAACAAAGCTGCTATGGTGACCAAGCCTATGTCCTGCTTGAGTCTTTATCAGAGTGTGGAGGTGCAAACAATTATTATACTGTACATGTGATAAGCAATGACTCTCTCACCTAAGTTGTTTGAGTGTTGATGGCAGGTCTTGATGTGGAAGATCTTAAAAAGCGTACGCTGAAATTCTTTGGTCCAGGTTCCGTGTATGACACTCCTGTGAATGATCCATACAGGGAGAAAGGAGGTAAGTTTACAATGACTCAGCATTAATGAGTACCACTTCATAATCACTATACTTTAattaaccttaataaagcatgggGACATGAACATGACTTAACTGATAATGAAATCATAGCTTATGAAGAATGATTCAGGGTTAGTAACTACTTCATTAAGGTTAGGTTGTTCATTATGTAGTCTCTGTGCTTGaattattcttaataaacatgctctaaggctaattaaagtgtagttattataaagtgagaCTAATTGACGAGTATAGAATGAGGTAGAGCATTAAATCAATATGTCATTTTTAGCCCCAAGACCTCAATTACCAATTGAGGGACCATGGAGGCATGCAAGTTTGAAGGGTTTCCTAAAAAATGTGGATGCAGGCAAAGAAAATACAGGTGAAGTAGATGAGAATGTGATGATCAGGCTACAGTATCAAGAGAAGACAACAGCTCGTaatgttgtgtattttaacCACAGGTTGTGAAACCGACTGTCAGATTGATGGAATAACTAAACTAGCTCCTATAGTGGCTTATTACGCTGGGAAACCTGAAATGTTGGAGAAAGTTGAAGATGCCATACGTGTAACCCAGAATTATGATCCTTGTGTAGCAGAGACTCTCGCAGCAGCAAGGTAAGCATTTTAATTAACAGTAGAATTGTTTAAACGACAAACAGCTCtgaatgtttactttttttaggTTCCTGGAGCATTACATCTTACATGGCCCTGATCCCAATGCCCTCGACGCGGTGATTGGTCAGCTCAGTGACCCAAAAAGAAACAACCCCCAAGATCTGGACAGAGCCATTATTGGTATGTAATGGCTGGGTTAATCCTGCTCCAGCACATCATGGGATTTATGATTTCTAGCCTGGCAAATCCATTTAAATTGCCTGTTAAACTGTAATATTAACTCCCTTTTTTCCTAAATATCACAATATCCACGTTTCTTTCATCGTAGGACACCTTATGCAAGTGAAGGAGAATTTATCTAAAAGTCCTAAAAATCTTATCCCCTCTGTGTTTCCAAATACATGAGGTAAATTGGTAGAGcttttgtttttaactttttgttatcattgttttgattttcatATTGTTCATGCTGTGGTTTAGGTTTACCTGGTGCATTCCAAGCTGCTCTGCATGGAGTCCTCACAGCCACTCAGTTTGAACAGGCTGTTAGGGACACCATGAGCTGCGGTGGGTGCAGTTGTAGCAGAGGGTCCTTCATTGGGGCATGTCTAGGTGCTCAGGTAAAACTCAATAACATAGTTTGTtatattattgatattatttatttataagctTTTCAACAGTAGAATGTTACAATTTTGGTTTAAagttctaatgttttttttcttgtagtttGGATTTGAAACAATTCCATCTTCATGGACATCAAAAACCCTCAGATATGAAACAGTGCTAGACCATGCCAGGAAGATCACAAAGCATTACCAATAGTAGGTCTACAGTACCTGGATATTTGCTTTTATTACGTCATAAAACTGTTAAACTTTTACAGATCAGTGAATGAAGGTTATTGTCTAAACCAATGTGTGATAATAACCAGATGTTGTTATTGTATCTGTTTAGGGCATAGCATGTTTATGCACATGGATCTTTGTAATAAATATGAATCCAACAAAGGCTTACATACATTTTTCTATTTACGATGTGTGTGCTCTGACGTGAACATTAGTGAATAGTCTGTTcctctatataaaaaaaaatcaatcaatctcAGCTTGTAACTGTCTTATTAGGATCTATTAATTTGTTATAAGCACAGTCATAACAAAAGCTAGtagttttttaaatttgtgaCTCCATTCAAAAAGACGCAATTGACCTTCTGCGGCTGCCGTATCCGTGTCTGCTGATGACAGAGTTGGTTAGCTTGTGGGGAGTCAATCATGTCCAGTAAAGGGGGAAAACAAAGTCGGATTTCGGACAGAAAGGGCACCGGGGATGAGGATGAGGAGCAGCCTCTTCAGGCTGTTTTGGTGGCCGACAGTTTCAACAGAAGATTTTTCCCGGTGACCAAAGACCAGCCTCGGGTAAGCATCAAGCTAAGCTAATAGCGAAGCTAACTGTACCAGTGCCATGACCAGTGCCCATGCTGTAAACACGCAGATGGGACCTTTTCGATATACCATACTGCTGTGGTAAGTGGTATGTATATGTTTGcctaccttatgcattcttcGCATAACTTTTAAGTTGGAAGATAATGGATCTATATATGTCACAACTAACTTGAGTCATCTGTTGTTCGCCGGTGACAGGCGCTGCTGCCTCTGGGCAATCTTGCCATGATCGACTACACGCTGGAGTTCCTCACATCAACTGGGGTCCAGGAGACCTTCGTCTTCTGCTGTTGGATGGCTCCCAAAATCAAAGAGCACCTGCTGTAAGTATAAATACCCTGCATGTTATAAGAAGCTGATCCAAAATGGATATTTATGTGAAATAACAATGtttattgttgtattatttatatatatatatatatatatatatatatatatatatatatatatatatatatatatataaactttatatgcatcacatcagctgcaatgttcatgttgtaactatgtcagattgcattgtccctgtcaaataaatatataaataaaaattaaaaaattaaaaaaaaaaatttatatttatatatatatatatatatatatatatatatatatatatatatattactgtTCATACTACAGTTCATTACAATTCattccttttgttttgttctctAGTATGAGTGAAGATTGTTTTGTCACAGAGActatgaataaaaaatgtaatcaaagcaaaacattatatttaatcatgatctgatgatgttttttttgtctggcAGTAAGTCCAAGTGGTGTCGACCCACATCTCCAAACACAGTTCACATCATCACGTCAGAGCTATACCGCTCTCTAGGGGATGTGCTCAGGGACGTGGATGCAAAGTCCCTTGTGCGCTCTGACTTTGTGCTAGTCTATGGAGATGTGGTCTCAAACATTGATGTCAGTCAGGCTTTACATGAACACAGGTGAAACACCTACTATTCAAAGATAATCAAGCCTTTATTGAACTTGAAGTCTATAGTaacatttttacaaaacattttaatagacACCGTAGAAAAATGGAGAAGAACATCTCTGTGATGACAATGGTGTTTAAAGAGTCGTCACCAGGACACAGATCTCGCTGCGAGGAGGACGACATCATTGTTGCAATGGACAGTAAGACCCAACGTGTCTTACACTACCAGAAAACACAAGGGCTTAAGAAACTGCAGTTTCCTATGGTATggcttgtttttgtaaattgttttaagttctttttataattttgtttgtatgttgttgttttttgcagaaCATATTCCACAGTACAAGTGATGAATTTGAAATACGACATGATCTTTTGGACTGTCACATTAGTATATGTTCTCCACAGGTTTGAGACtgagacagaaaaaaacatttatttttacagtctttGGTTTTAAACGTACATTTTTGTGTCTTAAGGTCGCTGAACTTTTCACAGATAACTTTGATTACCAAACTAGAGATGACTTTGTGCGGGGAATTCTAGTCAATGAAGAAGTATGTAATTAATATACTTTCAGAAGACAaattacttgatttttttttctacatagaCATAATGCTATAATTACCTTTTCAGATCCTGGGTAATCAGATACACATGCATGTAACCAAGGATGGTTATGGTGTTCGAGTATCCAATCTGCTCATGTATGACTCTGTGTCATCGGATCTTGTGCGGCGGTGGGTTTACCCATTAACCCCTGAGGCTAACTTCACTGACCACAAGGGGCGCAGCTGCACATACTCTCGCCACAACGTCTACAGAGGGTCAGGAGTGAGCCTGGGCCAGGGCAGCCAGATGGAGGAAAATgtgctgattggctgtgatTCCAGCATTGGTGGCAACTGTCACATCTCAAACAGTGTCATTGGTAACAATTGCACCATAGGTAAACCGATGCCTgtattttaacataaatgtcaaatgtaaagTTTTCAAATgctaaaaagttgtttttttaacattgAAACAGGTGACAATGTAATTTTAGACCACGCCTACATTTGGAATAATGTTCACATTGCAAGCAATGTGAGAATCAGTCAGTCTGTGGTCTGTGACAGAGTAGTTGTTAAAGACGGTGTGACACTAAATAAACAGTGTGTCCTTGCATTTAATGTAAGTctttattcagtattttttaaaataaattacacaaGTATTACATAActaattattttgatttgaattattCTTATAGGTGGTTATTGGACCAAACATTTCCGTACCTGAAGGCACTGTGTTGTCCATGCACCacccagaagaggaggaggaagatgatgaTGAGTTTCTCAGTGATGACGCTGAAGTTGGTCaaagcaaagacaaaaacaaacaaaaaggttgtttctttacatttaaaataatcctGCAAAAATCTTACGTTAAAACTAAAGCATTGACTCTCCACTCATGCAGTGTTTAATCCAAAAGAAGTTGGAGAGGAAGGAAAGGGTTACATCTGGAAGGCTAGTCTGGAtgacacagaggatgaagagttGGCACACTGTCTTTGGGGTAGGTTTATCATTTGGtttgtataaaatatttatattttatatgtaaaatatttatattttatatgtaaaatatatgtatttatttttttgcatatatttgCAAGGTTTGGTGTTGAATCCTGACCTTGAGAGTGAAAGTGAAGCCAGTGAGCCAGAGGATCCTGATGATCCTGTGATCCCCTCGCCAGAAATGGACGATGTCAAAGGTAAGACTTGACAAGACTACCTCCTACTGGCCATTCATCCAACTAAGGAATTGAGAAAGTTAGAAATTACTTAAAATGtaagtttttattgttttgttatgttgtttATCAATCTTAAGCAATACAgttgacacaacaacaatgttgtgatgtaaaTGATGGGGATACCAtacttttaattcaattcaCATTCTCTGactgtttttgtagtttttcaaTTGGAGGTTTTGGGAACACTTCAAAGAGGCCTGGAGGAAAATATCAGCTGTGACAATCTTGTACTTGAAATCAACTCTCTCAAGTAAGAAGGGTGTGCTTGTTGATTTTCTCCTGATAAATATACTACTATccatgtgtcctctgcagaTATGCCTACAACATCACTTTGAAAGAGGTCATGCAGATTTTGACTCGAACGGTGCTGGACTGCCCTTTTCAACAACAGGGATCACAGCTCACCACTGCACAATATGTTGCTCTACTGCTACCGGTAAAGCCTTAAGAAACACCATTTTTATTCTGTgaaaatattagataaattgTACATTAAtagattttcattttcagttattGAAAAAATGGGCACCTGTGTTTAAAAACTATGTAAAAAGAGCACAGGACCAACTGGACTGTTTGTCTGCATTTGAAGAGCACTTTCTCGAAGTGGAGTCTCACTGGGCTGCTATGGTCAaggttatttttttagttattctaAATCATGTCATAAGCAAGTCATAATAATTATACTCAATCATGAATAAGTGAATATGCTGTGGTCACCACAGGTTTTAATGAACATGTACCAGCTGGAGATTCTAGAGGAAGACATGATCCTTCGCTGGTTTTCCCAGGGAGCAACCACCGACAAGAGCAGGCAACTTCGCAAAAACCAAGGGGTCAGTATGTTAAATCAATCAGGATAGGATAATAATTATCGTAATAATTAGGATAATAACCTTAGTAACAGCATTCAAAACGGCATTActtttgttaaatgttttgtgtattttgttaaagATATTACTTAGTAccagtctttttttctttatttccatctGCAGCTTCAGAAGTTTATTCAGTGGCTGAAGGAAGCAGAGGAGTCTTCAGAGGAGGAAGCATAGTTAACAAACTCGTTTGCACAAAGGGGTAAAGAGCTTCTAATTCTTGGAACTATCTCAGTGCCACACGTTGCAAGGACTATGGAATAGGCTATATATCTCATTATAGAAAATAAAGACTTCCGACTGTtataatttgtgtttgtgtttccataGTAGGAAAAAGTTTATTAAAGACTacctgttaaaatacagcagCAGTATTCAGTGTTCACAGTCACAGTTTTCAGTAAAAATACTTTCCAAGTTAAATCTAAAGTTATCAAGAGATTTgcatacaaaaatacaacataagaTTATGTATCCAGTTAGTATAAAAGAGTTCAACATAATGCATTcccttatttttactttataatagattatattattattctttgtttgatgtcaaagcaagttcctagttcgACAATAGCACTAAACTaaattctgattttaataagaAATTCCAGTATTGTTTCAAGGTATACATTTTAGACTTTGGTCCAATTTCTATTAAAGTTTCCTTTATGGCCTTTGCTATAGATGATTTACAGTAATTACGTGATAACCAaacatttaagaacattttcagaatttccaaaaaaaaaagaccatttAACGACCTGATGATGTGTGTTATTAGAATCACTATTTAGATCTGCTGTCTTGGTCCCCAACTGTATTATAAATGACAGCTGCCAGAAGAGTAGCCCCTGTGATTCCTGTAAGTGCGGTGAGTGTCTTCCACATGCTTGCTGAGCTCTCATGTCTGTCCATGAAGCTGCGGTAGTCACCAGGGACCAGGATGTACTTGCGCCCATCCTGTGGTGCCTGTAGCCTCATTACTTGTCCTCCCTCCAGGACCACCTCTCCAAAACCAGTTAGTGTAGTCCCCACTTTCAACATCTCTTCCTGCTCCACCAGTGCACCGGGTTTCTCTCCACTGATGCCCTGCAGTACAATATTCACCATATCCTCCTCAGCGTGCTTTATCTTGTGGTAAACTCTGTCCAAAAAGTGCCCTGATGCCTCCAGAGGGTTGTGAACACTGACATAGAGGTCGTTGATGTAAGCTCTAGGGTTCACCAGGCTGAA is a genomic window containing:
- the LOC117384696 gene encoding crystallin J1A-like, translated to MASAVANRAIGAIVGAAVADAAAQPLHWVYDLQKLESILAQDPTPEFRVESSNPFYRVKTGQQSCYGDQAYVLLESLSECGGLDVEDLKKRTLKFFGPGSVYDTPVNDPYREKGAPRPQLPIEGPWRHASLKGFLKNVDAGKENTGCETDCQIDGITKLAPIVAYYAGKPEMLEKVEDAIRVTQNYDPCVAETLAAARFLEHYILHGPDPNALDAVIGQLSDPKRNNPQDLDRAIIGHLMQVKENLSKSPKNLIPSVFPNTUGLPGAFQAALHGVLTATQFEQAVRDTMSCGGCSCSRGSFIGACLGAQFGFETIPSSWTSKTLRYETVLDHARKITKHYQ
- the eif2b5 gene encoding translation initiation factor eIF-2B subunit epsilon translates to MSSKGGKQSRISDRKGTGDEDEEQPLQAVLVADSFNRRFFPVTKDQPRALLPLGNLAMIDYTLEFLTSTGVQETFVFCCWMAPKIKEHLLKSKWCRPTSPNTVHIITSELYRSLGDVLRDVDAKSLVRSDFVLVYGDVVSNIDVSQALHEHRHRRKMEKNISVMTMVFKESSPGHRSRCEEDDIIVAMDSKTQRVLHYQKTQGLKKLQFPMNIFHSTSDEFEIRHDLLDCHISICSPQVAELFTDNFDYQTRDDFVRGILVNEEILGNQIHMHVTKDGYGVRVSNLLMYDSVSSDLVRRWVYPLTPEANFTDHKGRSCTYSRHNVYRGSGVSLGQGSQMEENVLIGCDSSIGGNCHISNSVIGNNCTIGDNVILDHAYIWNNVHIASNVRISQSVVCDRVVVKDGVTLNKQCVLAFNVVIGPNISVPEGTVLSMHHPEEEEEDDDEFLSDDAEVGQSKDKNKQKVFNPKEVGEEGKGYIWKASLDDTEDEELAHCLWGLVLNPDLESESEASEPEDPDDPVIPSPEMDDVKVFQLEVLGTLQRGLEENISCDNLVLEINSLKYAYNITLKEVMQILTRTVLDCPFQQQGSQLTTAQYVALLLPLLKKWAPVFKNYVKRAQDQLDCLSAFEEHFLEVESHWAAMVKVLMNMYQLEILEEDMILRWFSQGATTDKSRQLRKNQGLQKFIQWLKEAEESSEEEA
- the LOC117384697 gene encoding mitochondrial ubiquitin ligase activator of nfkb 1-A; this encodes MSDFTGNPFVWIGIGSSFAFSGLFYRLYQDKKKELEKLKEIPVFKPDQHLVSVLRASPHKRLQYVAVEGMVQADGEPIASQYVPRCFGVIQRIAVEEHWKYWNSFTRTWNSRTMNKKETNNSVPFSLVNPRAYINDLYVSVHNPLEASGHFLDRVYHKIKHAEEDMVNIVLQGISGEKPGALVEQEEMLKVGTTLTGFGEVVLEGGQVMRLQAPQDGRKYILVPGDYRSFMDRHESSASMWKTLTALTGITGATLLAAVIYNTVGDQDSRSK